The following is a genomic window from Flavobacterium crassostreae.
TATAGCAGCTATGCTACTGTTTATATTTTCTTTAACCAATGCACAAGAAAAAGAAAAAATGAACCACGACCATGGAAACATGAAAATGGATAAGATGAATAACACTAAAGCAGAAGCAGTTCTAGCTGATTATTTTATACTAAAAGACGCATTGGTAGGCGATGATTCAAAAAAAGCGGCACAGTCTGGAAGTAAACTAATGGCTTCCTTAAAAGCTCTTGATGTGACCAATTACAACAAAAAACAGCAAAAGGAGCTAGTGGAAATTATAGAAGATGCTACAGAACATGCCGAACACATTTCAAAAAGTCCTATTGATCATCAACGCGAGCACTTTAAAACCCTAAGCACTGATATTACCGATATGGTCGCTATCACCGGAACTAAAAACAAGTTGTACCAGCAGTTTTGCCCAATGTACGATAAAGGGAGTGCTTGGTTAAGTACAAGTAACGAAGTAAAAAATCCATATTATGGTAGTAAAATGCTTAAATGTGGAAAAGTGCAAAAGGTAATTAACAATTAAACTTTTCGTTTAACGTAAAGAATTTAGATATCTAATTCATAAAAGGAATAATAAGGTTTTTATTATTGATTCACATTTTTATAAAACATTCCATTTATAGTTTAGAAAAGTCCTAGTTAAGTTACTTCATTAGGTTTTGAAGTAACTTCAGCTAGTACTGACAAAGGCAAATCATTTAGCGAACAAAGTTGTTCATTTATTTTCTCAATATCCAGAGCTTCCTTGTGATAAAAAAACACAAAATACGAATAAACCTATTGATTTGCTATGTTTAAAAAGGGAACAAATAGTAAAGTTTGAGCATTTGAAGTAGAAAAAAGTACGAGTGTCTATTCTGAAATTTAAGTTTCCATTATGGAAAAATTTCAAAGCCAGTTTAAATTAAGTTATAAAATTTTCATAAAATCTTATAACATAATTCACTTCTATAACGCTAATTTTAAAAAAAATCAAAAAAATTATATCATGGAAAATCAAAATAACCACACAAAGAAAAATCCTTATGTAAAATTTGCCATCATTATGGCAGTTTCATTTGTTATAATGTATATAATCATGTTTTTGAATGTCGCCGAGTTTGCCCATATTTATAATAGCTTAACACGCTTTTATATGACTACTTTAATGATTGCAATAATGGCTATTAACATGTTGCTTTTTATGTGGAAAATGTATCCCAATCGTCAAATCAATATGGGAATTATCGCTTTTGCAACTATTTCATTTTTCGGCACCTTGTATTTATTAAGAACGCAAACGCCAATAAATGATGTGCAATATATGAAGGCAATGATTCCGCATCATTCTTCAGCAATTATGACCAGTAGTAATGTGGATTTTAAAGATCCAGAAGTAAAAAAATTGGCAGACGATATAATAGTTGCTCAAGAGAAGGAAATTGCACAAATGAAAGAAATGATTTACCGATTAGAAAACAAAAAATAAAAATTTTAATTTTTAATAAAAACAAAAATTGAATTGCATTTTAGGGCTAGAAAGAGAAGAATAATTATAAAAAATTGAAATGAAAAAAAAGCTATATTATATTATTGTAATACTCCTAAGTTGTCAAATTGGTTTTGCCCAATTTGGAGATGGAAACAAAGAAAATTTGCCAGTTCGTGAATACACTTTGACCATTAAAAAGGAAATGGTAAACAAAGCAGGAAAGGAAGTTCCAGCAATGACGGTCAACGGGAGTATTCCAGGTCCTACTTTAGAATTTACTGAAGGAGATTATGCGGTTATTTATGTAAAAAACGAAATGGATGTCGAAACGTCTGTGCACTGGCATGGATTTCTACTGCCAAATTATTTTGATGGTGTTCCTTATTTGTCCACACCACCCATTCGACCAGGAAAAACGCTTAAATATGAATTTCCAATTCGGCAATCGGGTACCTATTGGTATCATTCCCACACTATGCTTCAAGAGCAAAGTGGTGTTTTTGGGTCAATAATAATCAATCCTAAAGTAAAAACTTTAGATTATGATAAAGACTTGGTTATCATGCTGTCTGATTGGACCAATGAAAAACCAATAAATGTTTTGAGAAATCTAAAAAGGGGCAACGAGTGGTACCAAATGAAAAAAGGAACGGCCACACCACTTAATCAAGTGATTGCACAAGGCGCTTTTGGAGCGCAACTTAATTTTTTTAAACAACGCATGGAAGGTGCCGATATTGCCGATATTTATTATCCTGCTTTTTTAACAAATGGAAAACAATCCGCAGAATATCCTGAATTTAAACCGGGCGACAAAGTGCGTTTGCGCATTATAAATGGTTCCGCCTCTTCGCAATTTTGGATGACTTTTGGTGGTGAAACTTCAATGTTAGTGTCTGCCGATGGCATGGATGTAGTGCCAATTGCGCATAATAAAACATTTATTGCTATTGCTGAAACCTACGATTTTATTGTTACAATACCACAAAATGGAAAAATTGAGTTAAGAGCCATGGCGCAAGACGGTTCAGGGATAACAACTGCATATTTTGGAAATGGCACTGTACTTCCAGCCGAAGTGCTACCCAAACCAAACAAAATTGCTATGATGAAGAAAATGGTAAAAATGGATATGAAAATGGGTGCGCCCGCCTTAAAATTTAATCCAAAAAAAGACGAGCGCTATGAAATGAAAGAGAAATACGGAATGAAAATGGATCATTCTAAAATGGATATGGA
Proteins encoded in this region:
- a CDS encoding DUF3347 domain-containing protein gives rise to the protein MKNLKTSIAAMLLFIFSLTNAQEKEKMNHDHGNMKMDKMNNTKAEAVLADYFILKDALVGDDSKKAAQSGSKLMASLKALDVTNYNKKQQKELVEIIEDATEHAEHISKSPIDHQREHFKTLSTDITDMVAITGTKNKLYQQFCPMYDKGSAWLSTSNEVKNPYYGSKMLKCGKVQKVINN
- a CDS encoding DUF305 domain-containing protein; this encodes MENQNNHTKKNPYVKFAIIMAVSFVIMYIIMFLNVAEFAHIYNSLTRFYMTTLMIAIMAINMLLFMWKMYPNRQINMGIIAFATISFFGTLYLLRTQTPINDVQYMKAMIPHHSSAIMTSSNVDFKDPEVKKLADDIIVAQEKEIAQMKEMIYRLENKK